ATCCTGCAGGGCACCGACATCCGCATTGCCGGTGAGAGCGCGAAATTCGGTATCTCCGAGGCGAAGTGGAGCCTGTACCCGATGGGCGGGTCGGCGGTCCGGCTGGTTCGGCAGATCCCGTACACCATCGCGTGCGACCTGCTGCTGACCGGACGGCACATCACCGCCGCCGAGGCGCTGGAGTACGGGCTGATCGGTCACGTGGTGCCGGACGGCACCGCGCTGGACAAGGCGCTCGAGATCGCCGAGGTGATCAACAACAACGGCCCGCTGGCGGTGCAGGCCATCCTGCGGTCCATCCGGGAGACCGAAGGCCTGCACGAGAACGAGGCGTTCAAGATCGACACCAAGATCGGCATCGAGGTCTTCGTGAGCGAGGACGCAAAGGAAGGCCCGCGGGCGTTCAAGGAGAAACGGGCGCCGAACTTCAAGATGCGCTGACGGCCTCTTCCGGTTCGCCGAACGTGCGCTGAGTGCGACTTTCGCCCGATTCTTCGCAGGGAGCGCACGTTCGACGCAGTGTCGGAGCCTGTCGGCACACTCCCCGCATGGTGGAACCGTTCATCGGCAGTGAGGCCGTCGCGTCCGGCGAGTTGACCCCCTATCGGCTGCGTAGCCGCTTCCGCGTCGTCTACCCGGATGTGTATGCGCCGCGGGGCGCCGAGCTGACCGCGACGCTGCGCGCTACGGCAGCCTGGCTGTGGACGCAACGCCATGGTGTGGTGGCCGGCCAGTCGGCGGCGGCGCTGCACGGTGCCAACTGGGTGGATCCGGCGCGGCCGGCCGAGGTGTTGTGGTTCAACCGGCGGCCGCCGCCGGGGCTGCATACGTGGTCGGACCGTCGGCTGCAGGCCGCCTGGGCGCAACGAACGTGAGCTCACTGCGAAAACCGGGCCGGAAATTCGCAGTGGCACACGTTCGGCGGGACGGGAGACCCTCAGCGGTAGTGGCCGCGGAAGGCGTACGGGCCTGGCCCGAAGAACGGCGGAGGCGCGTAGTACCGCCGCGGGGCGTAGAACGCGTGACCCGGCCGGTACCAGGGCCGATACTCACCGAACCCGGCGCCCGTCGCGGTGATGCCCGAAGCGGGGACGACCAGTTCCGGCGACACGGCCGCCTGGGCCGCCCCACTGCCCACGCCCAGCGTGGCGGCGAGGACTCCCCCGCACAACATCACGCCGCCGACCATCCGACGCACCCTATGCGTGTGATCAATCTTCATCTTCTGCTCCTTCATCGCTGACAACAGGCGATGACAAAAGCTTCGGCTCGCACCATGCGGCCCGGGTGCGAGAGCGGTGGGAGCTTGCTGTCAGTCGAGCACGCGGGCGGTCGGGGTGAACACCACCGGCATCGACTCCGGACCGCTGACGAAGTTGGCTGGGCGCAGCGGCACGGCGGCGTCGTCG
Above is a window of Mycolicibacterium baixiangningiae DNA encoding:
- a CDS encoding crotonase/enoyl-CoA hydratase family protein, whose protein sequence is MSDVENTEKGPDALVEQRGHTLLVTLNRPEARNALSTEMLSIMVEAWDRVDSDPEIRSCILTGAGGYFCAGMDLKAATAKPPGDSFKDGSYDPSRIDALLKGRRLTKPLIAAVEGPAIAGGTEILQGTDIRIAGESAKFGISEAKWSLYPMGGSAVRLVRQIPYTIACDLLLTGRHITAAEALEYGLIGHVVPDGTALDKALEIAEVINNNGPLAVQAILRSIRETEGLHENEAFKIDTKIGIEVFVSEDAKEGPRAFKEKRAPNFKMR